A region from the Cryptomeria japonica unplaced genomic scaffold, Sugi_1.0 HiC_scaffold_598, whole genome shotgun sequence genome encodes:
- the LOC131872419 gene encoding uncharacterized protein LOC131872419, which produces MLSEVSGSTIDISFGPGGPSPRILLIITEQGDGRDASGEKYRSGTGKDAGRYGAFTPYSGSQSALGFASHRAHTILAYPVPNAGSLSPFRSAPSGAKTGDAAPAFTGAPAFATLALFSPATSATVAFALGAAFFATEAYLSMYVLAFDPVFPAAGPTESTAPPVFGSRSLRSGLLRSSSRSRRAGSHSSGTSTTGFGTTDASGGAAGYTDAFASTSCAPGCAPGASTRSTLYAGDVAGSIERTGSTSTGSTGSLAWLIGLA; this is translated from the exons ATGCTTAGTGAAGTGAGTGGTAGCACTATTGATATTTCTTTCGGGCCGGGCGGGCCTTCACCCAGGATACTGTTGATTATTACCGAGCAAGGTGATGGCCGGGATGCCAGTGGTGAGAAATATAGATCTGGAACTGGAAAAGATGCTGGGCGATATGGTGCTTTTACTCCTTACTCTGGCTCTCAATCTGCGCTTGGATTTGCTTCTCATAGGGCCCATACCATCCTAGCTTACCCTGTCCCCAATGCTGGCTCTCTATCTCCATTTCGATCTGCTCCTAGTGGTGCTAAAACGGGTGATGCTGCCCCTGCCTTTACTGGTGCTCCAGCTTTTGCTACCCTAGCTCTCTTTTCCCCTGCTACCTCTGCTACCGTAGCCTTTGCTCTTGGTGCTGCTTTCTTTGCTACTGAAGCCTATCTATCTATGTATGTTCTTGCTTTTGACCCTGTCTTCCCTGCTGCTGGACCAACAGAATCAACTGCTCCACCGGTATTTGGATCACGATCACTAAGGTCTGGATTACTCAGGTCTTCATCTCGCTCACGAAGGGCTGGATCTCACTCTAGTGGAACTAGTACGACTGGCTTTGGAACTACTGATGCTAGTGGGGGTGCTGCTGGATATACTG ATGCCTTTGCCTCTACTTCCTGTGCTCCTGGCTGTGCTCCTGGTGCTTCTACTCGTTCTACCCTATATGCTGGTGATGTTGCTGGATCTATAGAAAGGACTGGATCTACTTCTACTGGATCTACTGGATCATTGGCTTGGCTTATTGGCTTAGCTTAG